In Vibrio celticus, one genomic interval encodes:
- a CDS encoding tetratricopeptide repeat protein translates to MSVINNALSELAKKKSATSIEAAVVPKVKTRSPLVWVVAGFTLSLAMGGWAISQGPAVDSSISTRDVQVSAVDSTEGEPKTVVTPLVSSPTKKLVTLDSANLSADNTTIVKSTQTQSAKSDSVVASTQVVTKPQATSKSQNVPKAEVAKPIYVASVAKKDSKPLPNDSKASGDSENSGIMIEQVELTSEQLSVNAQGRAQKALDANDLAGALKGYNEALRYAPRNEDVRQKLAILYFGKGDTRKAYELYQSGIKLNNNSEKLRLGLSKLLVKADQSEAALSPLIHLPPNPTQDYLAMRAALSQKSQQEEIALESYQKLVEVDSDNARWWLGLAIQQERQLDFTAAKQSYQGALVRVGISSQSQSFVRDRLKIINALEESSDAN, encoded by the coding sequence ATGAGCGTCATTAATAACGCCTTGTCTGAATTGGCAAAGAAAAAATCAGCGACTTCAATTGAAGCCGCTGTCGTGCCGAAAGTGAAAACGCGTTCCCCATTGGTTTGGGTAGTTGCAGGCTTTACTTTGAGCTTAGCTATGGGTGGCTGGGCGATCTCACAAGGTCCTGCTGTTGATAGTTCAATATCAACTCGGGACGTTCAAGTTTCTGCTGTTGATAGCACTGAAGGTGAGCCGAAAACGGTAGTGACTCCACTTGTATCGTCACCAACTAAGAAGCTAGTGACGCTAGATTCTGCGAACCTTTCTGCTGACAACACGACGATTGTTAAAAGCACTCAAACTCAGTCTGCTAAGTCCGATTCAGTTGTTGCATCGACTCAGGTAGTGACAAAGCCTCAAGCAACCTCTAAATCTCAAAACGTGCCTAAAGCTGAAGTCGCAAAACCAATCTATGTTGCTAGTGTGGCTAAAAAAGATTCTAAGCCACTCCCTAATGATTCCAAAGCGTCTGGTGATTCAGAAAATAGTGGAATAATGATTGAGCAGGTGGAGTTAACGTCTGAACAACTCTCTGTTAATGCCCAAGGTCGAGCTCAGAAGGCTCTTGATGCGAACGACCTTGCTGGTGCGTTGAAAGGTTATAACGAAGCGCTTCGCTATGCCCCAAGAAATGAAGATGTCCGTCAGAAACTTGCGATTCTCTATTTTGGTAAGGGTGATACGCGTAAAGCCTACGAACTTTATCAGTCTGGTATCAAGCTCAATAACAACAGCGAAAAGCTACGCTTAGGCTTATCAAAACTGTTGGTTAAAGCGGACCAATCAGAAGCGGCTTTGAGTCCATTGATACATTTACCGCCTAATCCAACTCAGGACTATTTAGCGATGCGTGCCGCGCTGAGCCAAAAATCTCAGCAAGAAGAAATTGCATTAGAGAGTTATCAAAAACTGGTCGAAGTTGATTCGGATAACGCTCGTTGGTGGCTAGGTTTGGCTATCCAACAAGAGCGACAGCTTGATTTTACAGCGGCAAAACAATCTTACCAAGGCGCACTAGTCAGAGTCGGCATCTCATCTCAATCGCAAAGCTTTGTGCGAGATCGATTAAAAATAATCAATGCTTTAGAGGAGAGTAGCGATGCAAATTAG